In Panthera leo isolate Ple1 chromosome B3, P.leo_Ple1_pat1.1, whole genome shotgun sequence, a single genomic region encodes these proteins:
- the CLBA1 gene encoding uncharacterized protein CLBA1 has protein sequence MQGQRLRGAGPGHAPPVCGSPRAGNEGAGEVSLYRASRDSGASPAPGRRRGAGAQCMRSAPRTSGGGDGVSACTVSTPDPGEHSSAWGEFEGFQESSAKSPHFSQPFELRDRHAGRGLQSAASTPKEQGSGQPQRGRPWAAGTPGTSASELILSYEDVFRFAFQEVPVQQATEGVSPLGRILEMSSEGKPGCGPGHILCSESRRLWGALQNTDSTSTSRWLWSESRCQENLLLVLGMDAARKNLSGDLGHILECSDLQEPEELGVRTVCAQPCRALVHTQLSGPSGGRQGSLTAWSLFLKTPLRSSGQYIPVPRKKKIFSPRNLKMTLFNSNVC, from the exons ATGCAGGGCCAGCGGCTGCGGGGGGCAGGGCCCGGTCACGCGCCCCCTGTCTGCGGGTCTCCGCGCGCGGGCAACGAGGGAGCGGGCGAGGTGTCCCTCTACCGGGCCTCTAGAGACAGCGGGGCCAGCCCGGCGCCCGGGAGGCGGAGAGGAGCCGGGGCGCAGTGCATGAGGAGCGCCCCCAGGACCTCCGGGGGCGGCGACGGCGTTTCCGCCTGCACGGTCAGCACTCCGGACCCTGGGGAGCACAGCAGCGCCTGGGGGGAGTTCGAAGGCTTTCAGGAATCTTCAGCCAAGTCTCCACACTTCTCCCAACCCTTTGAACTCCGGGACAGACACGCGGGACGCGGGCTGCAGAGCGCGGCCTCCACTCCAAAGGAGCAGGGTTCTGGCCAGCCTCAGCGGGGCAGGCCTTGGGCCGCCGGGACCCCCGGCACCTCCGCCTCCGAG ctcATTCTCAGCTATGAGGATGTTTTCAGGTTTGCTTTTCAGGAAGTACCAGTCCAGCAGGCAACTGAAGGTGTCTCCCCCTTAGGCCGCATCTTAGAAATGAGCAGTGAGGGAAAACCTGGCTGTGGACCTGGACACATACTGTG TTCTGAGTCCAGGAGGCTCTGGGGAGCTCTTCAGAACACAGATAGCACATCCACTTCCCGATGGCTCTGGAGCGAGTCCCGGTGCCAGGAAAACTTGTTGCTTGTTCTCGGAATGGATGCTGCCCGGAAG AACCTTTCTGGAGACCTGGGTCACATTCTGGAATGTTCCGACCTCCAAGAGCCTGAAGAACTAGGTGTGCGCACCGTCTGTGCGCAGCCCTGCAGGGCCCTGGTCCACACTCAG CTCTCGGGGCCCTCCGGCGGCAGACAGGGGAGCCTGACCGCGTGGAGCCTCTTTCTGAAGACCCCCTTACGCAGCAGCGGCCAGTACATCCCAGTTCCACGGAAAAAGAAGATTTTCAGTCCACGTAACCTAAAAATGACCTTGTTTAATAGTAACGTTTGCTAA
- the CDCA4 gene encoding cell division cycle-associated protein 4 — translation MFARGLKRKSAEDAEDADGGVAGVPAAPSYTLQRQSLLDMSLVKLQLCHMLVEPNLCRSVLIANTVRQIQEEMTQDGTWRVVAPQAAGRAPLDRLVSTEILCRSGREQEGEGDGPLPDPAPGQAPRRPQSSPWGLDGSREGRGGFQKSLDHIFETLENKTPGSVEELFSDVDSSYYDLDAVLTGMVGGAPAGPGLPAFAPAAAAPPSSTCRSDLGELEHAVEILVET, via the coding sequence ATGTTCGCACGAGGGTTGAAGAGGAAGAGCGCCGAGGACGCGGAGGACGCGGACGGGGGCGTGGCGGGCGTTCCGGCCGCGCCCTCCTACACCCTGCAGCGGCAGTCGCTCTTGGACATGTCCCTCGTCAAGCTCCAGCTGTGCCACATGCTGGTCGAGCCCAACCTCTGCCGCTCGGTCCTCATAGCCAACACGGTCCGGCAGATCCAGGAAGAGATGACCCAGGACGGGACCTGGCGGGTGGTGGCGCCCCAGGCCGCAGGGCGGGCGCCCCTGGACCGCCTCGTCTCCACGGAGATCCTGTGCCGCTCGGGGCGGGAGCAGGAGGGCGAGGGAGACGGCCCCCTGCCAGACCCGGCCCCGGGACAGGCCCCGAGGCGCCCGCAGAGCAGCCCCTGGGGACTGGACGGCTcccgggagggcagagggggctTTCAGAAGTCGCTGGATCACATATTTGAGACGCTGGAGAATAAAACCCCCGGGTCCGTGGAAGAGCTGTTTTCGGACGTGGACAGCTCCTACTACGACCTGGACGCGGTGCTGACCGGCATGGTGGGCGGCGCCCCCGCCGGCCCCGGGCTCCCGGCCTTCGCCCCCGCGGCCGCCGCGCCCCCCAGTTCCACCTGCAGGTCGGATCTGGGGGAGCTGGAGCACGCGGTGGAGATCCTGGTGGAGACCTGA